From the Sphingobium yanoikuyae genome, the window ATCCGCCCGGCGGTCAGGTTCATCACCCAGCCAATGTCGCGCGGGCTGCGGATGGTCGATCCGCGCAGATGCAGCCGCCAGGTGGAGAAGGAATAGCCGAACATTTCCCGCGTCACCGCGCTCGACAGCAGCGACGCGGTCAGCACCACGCCCATCAGTTGGAAATCATGGGTCGTCTCCAGCATCAGCAGCCCCAGCGTCATCGGCCCGCCGACGATCGCGACGCTGAGCGCTGCCATCCCCACCAGCGCCGCATCATTGGGGTCGAGCGACCAGCCGATCCCGACAAGGTCGACCAGCTGCGCGAAAATCTGCCCCGCCAGCGATCCCAGGAACAGGGACGCGAAGAACAGCCCGCCGCGAAAGCCGAAGCTCAGCGAAATCACCGATGCCGCGATCTTGAGGCACAGGATCATCAGCAGCACGGTCCAGTCGGGCAGCAGGATGAGGTTGAGGTGCAGCGCGCCATGCCCGGCCGACAAGGTCTGCGGCGTCAACCAGGCGAGCGGCATCAGCAGCACGCCGCCGATCACCGGCCGCCATCGTCCCGGCCAGGTCCAGCCCTGCACCCGCAGCTCGGCAAAGGTCACCATCCGCATGATGAGGATGCCCAGCCCCGCGCAGACCAGGCCGAGCAGCGCATAGAGAAGATAGTCCGCCGTCCCCAATATCCGGTCCGCCGTGGTCGCGATCAGCCAGGGTTCGACGCCCAGCGCACGCGTCACGAACGCCGCGCTCAAGGCCGCCGCCACCACCGGCGCAATCGCGGCCGGCGTATAATGGCCGATCACGATCTCGAACGCATAGAAGGCGCCGGCCAGCGGCGCACCGAAGGCCGCGCCCACGCCTGCCCCCGCCCCGGCGCCGACCAGGGTGCGCAGATCGTTGCGCCGCAGCTTCAGCCATTGGCCCAGCAGCGACGCGACCCCGCCGCCCATCTGCGCATAGGCCGCCTCCAGCCCGACCGAGGCACCTGCCCCGTTCGACAAGACCGTCTGCCCGGCGATCACCAGATTGTCGGCCATCGGGATGCGCCCGCCATGCAGCGCATTGGCCTCCACCACGTCGATCAGCGGCCGTTGCCGGCGGCGCAGCAGCCGCGCCAGCAGCACCAGCGCCAGCCCGCCCAGCGGCAGGCCCAGCAGCCGCCAGGGATGGCGGATCTCGCCCAGCGCGCTCAGCCGGTTGATGCTGACGCCATAGAGAAGTTCCTGAATGCCGTGCGCCATCAGCTGCAACAGGTTGGTGATCAGCCCCGCCGCCACGCCCGCCAGTATGGCGAGCAGGATGAAGGCCGCCTCGCTCTCGCGCAACCGGCGGCGCTGGCGGATGGCAAGGCTCCAGAACAGGGTTGACCAGGAACGGCGCATGGCTTCCCCGACAACGCCCCTTTGGCACCCGCGTCAAGCCAATTGCCGGGTCACGCAACAAAATTCCAATTGGCGGGCAAATAGCATGTCGCCCTCGACTTTCGCGCGCGGCCGGGACTAAAGGCTTGGGCCATGACCCTGTTGCCCGATCCCAGCGCGCCCCTGGCCGCCGAAGAAGCCGCCCGCGCCTTCGACCTGCTGTTCGACGCCGACCTGTCGAACGAGGCGATCGCCGGCTTCCTCGTCACCATGGCGCGGCGCGGCGAGACCGCGACGGAAATCGCCGCCGCCGCCCGTGCGATGCGCACCCGGATGATCCCGGTCGACGCCCCCGACGGCACGATCGACGTCTGCGGCACCGGCGGCGATGGCCATCATACGCTCAACGTCTCGACCGCCGTCAGCCTGGTGGTCGCGGCCGCCGGCGTGCCGGTCGCCAAGCATGGCAATCGCGCCGCCTCGTCCAAGGCGGGGGCCGCCGACACGCTCGAAGCACTGGGCCTCGACCTCGATCGCGCCGCCGCCACGGCGGAAGCGACGCTCAAGGATCTGGGCATCTGCTTCCTGTTCGCGCAAAATTATCATCCTGCGCTCAAGCGCCTCGGCCCGATCCGCCGGTCGATCGGCGAACGCACCATCTTCAACCTGATGGGGCCGCTCGCCAATCCCGCCAATGTCCGCCGCCAACTGGTCGGCATCGCCCGCCCCGCTTACGTCCCCATCTATGCCGATGCGCTCGGCCAGCTTGGCGCCACCCATGCGATGATCGTGTCGGGCGACGAAGGGCTCGACGAACTCTCGCTCGCCGGCGGCAACGACATTGCCGAGGTGACGGCCGACGGCGTGGTCGCGATGCGCCGCCTGACCGCCGCGGACCTCGGCCTCTCGACCCATCCCGTCACCGCCATTCGCGGCGGCGACCCGGCCCATAATGCCGCGGCGCTCCGTGCCCTGCTCCAGGGCGAGGCCGGCGCCTATCGCGACGCCGTGCTGCTCAACGCTGCCGCCGCTCTGGTGGTGGCTGACGCTGCCCATGATTTCCAGGAAGGCGTCGAACAGGCCGCCGAAGCGATCGACAACGGCCTTGCCAACGCGCTCCTCAATTGCTGGATTGCCTATCAATGACCAACAAGCTCATCGAAATCTGCGATTTCAAGCGCGAGGATGTCGCCCGCCGCAAGGCCGCGACGACGATCGCGTCGCTCCACGCCCGCGCCAGCGAGCAGACCCCGCCGCGCGGCTTCCGCAGGGCGCTGGACGATGCCGCCCGCTCGGGCTTCGGCCTGATCGCCGAAGTGAAGAAGGCCAGCCCGTCCAAGGGGCTGATCCGCGCCGATTTCGATCCGCCGGCCCATGCGGTGGCCTATGCCGCCGGTGGCGCTGCCTGCCTCTCGGTGCTGACCGACGAGCCCTATTTCCAGGGTCATGACGATTATCTGATGGCCGCCCGCTCGGCCTGCGCGCTGCCGGTGCTGCGCAAGGATTTCATCGTCGATCCCTGGCAGATCCTCGAAAGCCGCGCGCTCGGCGCCGACGCGATCCTGATCATCGTCGCCGCGCTGGACGACGGCCAGATGCAGGAGATAGAGGACGCCGCGCTCGGCCTTGGCATGGATGCCCTGATCGAGGTGCATGACGAGGCCGAACTGGAACGCGCGCTCAAGCTGCGCTCGCGCCTGATCGGCGTCAACAACCGCGACCTGCGCGATTTCAGCGTCGATTTCGCTCGCACCTATGAGCTGGTCGGCAAGGCGCCCGACGGCTGCACCTTTGTCGCCGAAAGCGGCCTTGGCTCGCATGCCGACCTCACCGCCATGGCCGATCATGGCGTGCGCTGCTTCCTGGTCGGCGAAACCCTGATGCGCCAGGCCGATGTCGAGGCGGCGACCCGCAACCTGCTGACGGGCGCATGACCGGCCTCACCCATCTGGACGAGGATGGCGCCGCTCGCATGGTCGATGTCTCGGCCAAGGCTGTGACCGCGCGCGAGGCGGTGGCCGCCGGGCGCATCACCATGGCCGCCGACGCTGCGCAGGCGATCGCCGCCGGCCTCATCAAGAAGGGGGATGTGCTGGCCGTCGCCCGCGTCGCCGGCATCATGGCGGCCAAGCGCACCGCCGAACTGATCCCGCTCTGCCATCCGATCCCGCTGAGCGCCGTCACCATCGACTTTGCCCTGCACGACGATGGCGTCACCGTCACCGCGACCGCGCGCACCGCCGGCCAGACCGGGGTGGAGATGGAGGCGCTGACCGCCGCGACCGCCGCGCTGCTTACCGTCTATGACATGGCCAAGGCGCTCGATAAGGGCATGATAATTGGCGATGTTCGCCTACTCGCCAAGCGCGGCGGCAAATCGGGCGACTGGACCGCGCCGGAGCATGCCGGCCGATGAGCCTGATGCCGGTCGCGGACGCGCAAGCGCGGCTCCTTGCCCTTGCCGATCCGTTGCCGGCCGAACATGTGCCCGTCTCCGCCTGTGCCGGCCGCTGGCTCGCCACCGACATTAGCGCGCTCCGCGACCAGCCCTGGGCCGATCTCTCAGCGATGGACGGCTATGCTGTGCGCGCATCCGAAGGCGCCGGGCCATGGCAGGTAATCGTCACCAGCAGCGCGGGCGACGCCGATATCCCAGCCCTGCAACCGGGCCAGGCCTGCCGCATCTTCACCGGCGCGCCCTTGCCAGCCGGCGCCGACGCGATCCTGATCCAGGAAAATGCCACGCGCGACGGCGACACACTGACCGCGCATGACGGCATATTGTCGCCCGGCAGGCATGTCCGCCCGCTCGGCTCCGACTTCCGCGCTGGCACACTGCTGGTCAGCGCAGGCAGCCGCCTCACGCCGGGCCAGATCGCGCTTGCCGTCCTTGGCGGCCATGGCAGCCTGCGCGTCGGCGCCCGGCCGCGCATCGCCCTGCTCTCGACCGGCAATGAACTTGTGCCCCCCGGCGCGCCGACGCCGCCGGGCTATCTCCCCTCGTCCAACGCGCCGATGCTGGCCGCGCTGCTCGCCGCCCTGCCCTGCGACGTGATCGACCTCGGCATCGTGCCCGACGATCTCTCCGCCATGACGCAGGCGCTGGAACAGGCGTCACAGGCCGACATCATCGTCTCGACCGGCGGCGCCTCGGTCGGCGATCATGACTATGTCCGCCCCGCCTTTGCGGCCGCCGGCGGCACGCTCGATTTCTACAAGATCGCGATGCGGCCGGGCAAACCGCTGATGGCCGGGCGCCTGGGGAACGCCACCTTTCTCGGCCTGCCGGGCAATCCGGTTTCCGCCTTCGTCACCGGCACCCTCTTCCTCTGCCCGCTGGTGCGCCATCTCGCCGGATCGCGCGCGCCATTGCCGCCGGTCGTGCAGGCCCGCCTTGCCGCCCCACTCGGCGCGACGGCGGAACGCGACGATTATCTGCGCGCCTATCGCGGCGCCGACGGCATCGTCTCGGTCACGTCGCAGGACAGCGCCGCCACCGCCGCCATGGCGCTGGCCGACTGTTTGATCCGCCGTCCGGCCGGTTCAGCCCCCGCCATTGCCGGCGACATGGTGGACATCATCCCCCTGACTGCCTGACCGGCAAAAGCAGCGCATGGCTTAACGCACTTGACTTACCCCTTTCCGTTTCCTATGCGTTCTTCATTCGTTCCATGGAGGACCGCCGATGTTGACGCCCAAGCAGCAGGAATTGCTGAGCTTCATTCAGACCCGGCTGGAAGAGGGCGGCGTGTCCCCTTCGTTCGAGGAGATGAAGGACGCGCTCGACCTGCGCTCCAAGTCCGGCATCCACCGGCTGATCAACGCGCTGGAGGAGAGAGGCTTCATCCGCCGTCTGCCCAACCGCGCCCGCGCACTCGAAGTGCTCAAGCTGCCCGACGCGATGCACCGTGCGCCTGCACCAGCCGTCCCGACGCCCAAGGTGTCGGCGCCCGCCGTGCTGTTGCCGACCGCCGCCAACGACGTGATCGAAATTCCGCTGCATGGCCGCATCGCCGCCGGCGTGCCGATCGAGGCGATGGAAAGCCATACCATGCTCTCCGTCCCCGCCGCCTTGCTCGGCTCGGGCGATCATTATGCGCTCGAAGTGTCGGGGGACTCGATGATGGAGGCCGGCATTCTCGACGGCGACTTCGCGCTGATCCAGCGCACCGATGTCGCGCGCGAGGGCCAGATCGTCGTCGCCCTGATCGACGACGCCGAAGCGACGCTCAAATATTTCCGCCGCGAAGGCAGCCGGGTCCGGCTCGATCCCGCCAATGCCGCCTATGAACCGCAGATCTACGATCCGCGCCAGGTCCGCATCCAGGGCAAGCTCGCCGGCCTGCTGCGCCGCTACAACTGACCGGCTGTTCGGGGCCGGCGGCGCACGATCCACGGATGCGCGTCGCCGGGCCGATGGACGGTGTGAACTTTGCCGCTTTCAAGGCCAATCGACAGGCCGCCGGTGCGGGATAGCAGCCGGCGGTCGATCTTCATCCAGCGCGGCCGGCACCACCAGGGCAGGCCCCGGTCGCTGATGACGATATCGGCCGCCGCGCAGTCCCGCTCCAATATCGGGCGATCGACCAGCATCGCATTGCGGGTCACCAGCAAGCGCCAGTCGTGCCCGCCCCGCGGCAACGTCACCGCGCACAGATCGGTCGAACAGCGTGCCTGCTTCATCTTCGCGATCGCCTCCAGCGTCCCGTCATAGCCCGCACTCTCGCTCAGCACGTCGCGGACATAGTCGCCCGCCCCCTCGCGCAGCAGCGCCATCGTCCCCGCCGGCGTCCGCACCGCGACATGCCGCCCGTCGCCCGTCACCACGATATCGGGCGGCGCCAGCAGCGCGATGCCGATCAGACCAACCGCCACCGGCCCAAGCCCCAGCCAGCGCCAGCGACTGCGCCAGAGCAGGCACCAGAGGCCTCCCACCACGATGATCCCGAAAATCCAGCCCGGCACCGCCGGCGCCAGCATCACCGCCATCGGGCTCGCCGCCACGCCATGCGCCACCGCCAGCAACAGCGCGATCGCCTTGGCCGTGAGCCACCAGAAGGGCGCGCCCAGCCCGGCCAGATCGAAGCACAGCGCCAGCGCCTCCAGCGGCATGATGACGAAGGTGGTGAGCGGGATCGCGACCAGATTGGCCGCCGCGCCCAGCAAACCTGCCTTGTGAAAATGGTAAAGCGCGATCGGCGCCAGCACCATTTCGATGGCAAGGCCGGTCATCAGCATCGCCGCCACCGTCCGCCCGGCCTTGCGCAGCCAAGGCTCGTCCCGCGCCATCGCGAACGCCTTGAACCGCCGATGCTCGCCCAGCGCCACCAGCGCGACCACGGCGGCGAAGCTCATCTGGAAGCTCGGGCCGATCAGCGCCTCGGGCCAGAAGACCAGCACCACCAGCGCCCCGGTCGCGACCAGCCGCAATGTGATCGCCTCGCGCCCCAGCGCCAGTCCGCCCAGCACCAGCAGCGCCGCGATGCAGGATCGCACCGTCGGCACCTCCGCCCCCGTCAGCAGCGTGTAGCCGATTCCCGCCAGCGCGCCGCCGGCCGCCGCGATCAGCATCAGCGGCCAGTCCAAAGCCGCGCGCGGAATCAGCGCCAGCAGGCGCAACAGCAGGAAGATCACCGCCCCGATCAGCGCCGTCACATGCAGCCCGCTGATCGAGAGAAGATGGGCAAGCCCACTGCGCCGCATCGCCTCCGCATCCGTTTCGGCAATCGCGCCCTGGTCGCCGGTCGCCAGCGCCACCGCAATCCCCGCCGGTGCGCCCGCCACCTGTCCGCTGATATGATCGAACAGCCGCGCCCGCAGCGTCGGCCCCTCACGCGCCTTCTCCACCACCTCGACCGGCGCCAGCGCCCGCCCGGTCGCCCCGATCCCCTGGAAATAGGCGCGTCGCGCAAAATCGAACGCGCCCGGCACGCTCGGCGGCGCGGGCGGCATCAGCCGCACACGAAAGCGCAGCACCGCCCCCTTGCCCAGCCCTTCGGTCACGTCCGCCTCCGCGATATTCACCCGGATCGCCGCGGGCAGCGCCGGCGCCGCGATCGGCCGCAGGCCCACCCGTATCATCTGTTGCGCCGGCAGCTTGGCCACCGCCGTCACCGTGCCCGTCACCTGTACGAATATGGGACGGGCCAGCGGCGGCTGACCCAGCCATGTCGCCTTGCCCCAGACCAGCAGGCAACCGACGCAGGCGAGCAGCCCGGCCGTTACCAGCATGTGCCGCAATCGCGCGCCCACCGGCAGCAACAGCGCCAGACAGGCCAGCCCCAGCGCCCCGCAGCAACAGGCCAGCCAGTGTGCCGGTCCCGGCAGCACGAACCAGCCGGCAATGCCCGCGCCCAGCGCCACCGGCACCCACAAGGCAAGCTGTTCGCGCTCCACCTCCAGCCATTGTTCGATCCGCGCAAATCCATTGTGCGCAATACGCACCGTCCTGCGCCCAACGGACGTTTGTCGTGGCTCAAAAGCCATGCTAGGGGGCGTCGCATCCATGGATCAGGCAGGAAGAATGTCAGCGAATATGACGGCAAGTGCAACGGGATTGAACAAGCAGGTGGTGACCCGTTTCGCCCCGTCGCCAACGGGCTTCCTGCATATTGGCGGCGCCCGCACCGCGCTGTTCAACTGGCTGTTTGCGCGCCATCATGGCGGCAAGTTCCTGCTCCGCATCGAGGATACGGATCGCGCCCGCTCCACCGAGGAAGCCGTGGCCGCCATTTTCGACGGTCTGGAATGGCTGAACCTGGGCGGCGATGAGCCGGCGGTGTTCCAGTTCGAGCGCACCCCGCGCCATGCCGAGGTCGCCAACCAGCTGCTCGCCAATGGCCATGCCTATCGCTGCTATGCGACGCAGGAAGAGCTGGCCGAACTGCGCGAACAGCAGCGCGCTGCCAAGCAGCCGATGCGCTATGACGGCCGCTGGCGCGACCGTTCGCCGGAGGAAGCGCCCGAAGGCGCCCCCTTCGTCATCCGTATCAAGGCCCCTCGGACCGGCGAAACAGTGATCGAGGATGCGGTGCAGGGCCGCGTCGTGGTGCAGAATGCCGAGCTGGACGACATGATCCTGCTCCGCTCGGATGGCACCCCCACTTACATGCTGGCCGTGGTGGTCGACGACCATGACATGGGCGTCACCCATGTCATCCGCGGCGACGACCATCTCAACAACGCCTTCCGCCAACTCGCCATTATCAAGGCGATGGGCTGGGAAGAGCCGGTCTATGGCCATATCCCGCTGATCCACGGGTCGGACGGCGCAAAGCTGTCGAAGCGCCACGGCGCGCTCGGCGTCGACGCCTATCGCGACGAGATGGGGATGCTGCCCGAAGCGGTGCTCAACTATCTGCTGCGCCTGGGCTGGGGCCATGGCGATGAAGAGATCATCTCGATCGAACGCGCCATCGAACTGTTCGACATCGACGGCGTCGGCCGCTCGCCCTCGCGCTTCGACATCAAGAAGCTGGAAAATCTGAACGGCCATTATCTGCGCGAAGCCGACGAGACGCGCCTGGCCGCTCTGGTCGCCCCGCGCGTTGAGTCGCGTCTTGATACGCAACTGAATGACGCCCAGCGCGATATTTTGACCCAGGCGATGGTTTCGCTCAAGCCACGGGCCAAGACGCTTAACGAAATTGCAGAAGGCGCGGAGTTTCTGTTCAAATCTTGCCCGCTCGATTTTGACGAGAAGGCGTCTGCTCTGCTAGATGAACCCGCGCGTGAGCTGCTGAAAAAGACAGCCGACGCTCTCCAGCCCGTCCAGTCCTGGACGGTTGAAGCGATCGATGAAGTGATACGCCGCGTGGCAGAGGATGCGGGGCTTGGCCTGGGCAAGGTGGCACAGCCGCTTCGTGCGGCGCTCACCGGGCGCACGGTCTCGCCGGGTATTTTTGATGTCCTCTTCCTTCTGGGGAAAGAGGAAAGCTTGAAGCGACTGACCGCTGCGGGGCACGTGGTGGCCGGTTGACGGCAGTTAAGGAGAAAAACATGTCGGATAATAATGCCAGTTTGACCGTTGGCGGAGAGGCCAAGGACTATGCCATCATGGATGGCACCGTCGGTCCCCAGGTCATCGACGTTCGCAAGCTCTACGCCAACACCGGCATGTTCACCTACGATCCGGGCTTCACCTCGACCGCCAGCTGCGAGTCGGGCCTGACCTATATCGATGGCGACGCCGGCGTGCTGCTGCATCGTGGCTATCCGATCGGCCAGCTCGCCGAACAGTCCAGCTTCATGGAAGTCTGCTACCTGCTGCTGAACGGCGAACTGCCTTCGGCAAAGGAACTGGCCGATTTCACCAACACCATCACGCGCCACACCATGGTGCATGAACAGCTGACCGCCTTCTTCCGCGGCTTCCGTCGTGACGCCCACCCGATGGCGATCATGGTCGGCGTCGTCGGCGCCCTGTCGGCCTTCTATCATGACTCGACCGACATCAACGAT encodes:
- a CDS encoding molybdopterin molybdotransferase MoeA; translation: MSLMPVADAQARLLALADPLPAEHVPVSACAGRWLATDISALRDQPWADLSAMDGYAVRASEGAGPWQVIVTSSAGDADIPALQPGQACRIFTGAPLPAGADAILIQENATRDGDTLTAHDGILSPGRHVRPLGSDFRAGTLLVSAGSRLTPGQIALAVLGGHGSLRVGARPRIALLSTGNELVPPGAPTPPGYLPSSNAPMLAALLAALPCDVIDLGIVPDDLSAMTQALEQASQADIIVSTGGASVGDHDYVRPAFAAAGGTLDFYKIAMRPGKPLMAGRLGNATFLGLPGNPVSAFVTGTLFLCPLVRHLAGSRAPLPPVVQARLAAPLGATAERDDYLRAYRGADGIVSVTSQDSAATAAMALADCLIRRPAGSAPAIAGDMVDIIPLTA
- a CDS encoding chloride channel protein is translated as MRRSWSTLFWSLAIRQRRRLRESEAAFILLAILAGVAAGLITNLLQLMAHGIQELLYGVSINRLSALGEIRHPWRLLGLPLGGLALVLLARLLRRRQRPLIDVVEANALHGGRIPMADNLVIAGQTVLSNGAGASVGLEAAYAQMGGGVASLLGQWLKLRRNDLRTLVGAGAGAGVGAAFGAPLAGAFYAFEIVIGHYTPAAIAPVVAAALSAAFVTRALGVEPWLIATTADRILGTADYLLYALLGLVCAGLGILIMRMVTFAELRVQGWTWPGRWRPVIGGVLLMPLAWLTPQTLSAGHGALHLNLILLPDWTVLLMILCLKIAASVISLSFGFRGGLFFASLFLGSLAGQIFAQLVDLVGIGWSLDPNDAALVGMAALSVAIVGGPMTLGLLMLETTHDFQLMGVVLTASLLSSAVTREMFGYSFSTWRLHLRGSTIRSPRDIGWVMNLTAGRMMRRDWVSVPDTMSVGQFRALVPLGSASKAIMIDGAGGYRGIVPTAAAYRPELAEDAPIAPLATMADISLRADADIRAILPLFDKAAADELAVVDESGLVLGVLTEKHARRRYFEEIESSQRALFGEG
- a CDS encoding ComEC/Rec2 family competence protein, with amino-acid sequence MAFEPRQTSVGRRTVRIAHNGFARIEQWLEVEREQLALWVPVALGAGIAGWFVLPGPAHWLACCCGALGLACLALLLPVGARLRHMLVTAGLLACVGCLLVWGKATWLGQPPLARPIFVQVTGTVTAVAKLPAQQMIRVGLRPIAAPALPAAIRVNIAEADVTEGLGKGAVLRFRVRLMPPAPPSVPGAFDFARRAYFQGIGATGRALAPVEVVEKAREGPTLRARLFDHISGQVAGAPAGIAVALATGDQGAIAETDAEAMRRSGLAHLLSISGLHVTALIGAVIFLLLRLLALIPRAALDWPLMLIAAAGGALAGIGYTLLTGAEVPTVRSCIAALLVLGGLALGREAITLRLVATGALVVLVFWPEALIGPSFQMSFAAVVALVALGEHRRFKAFAMARDEPWLRKAGRTVAAMLMTGLAIEMVLAPIALYHFHKAGLLGAAANLVAIPLTTFVIMPLEALALCFDLAGLGAPFWWLTAKAIALLLAVAHGVAASPMAVMLAPAVPGWIFGIIVVGGLWCLLWRSRWRWLGLGPVAVGLIGIALLAPPDIVVTGDGRHVAVRTPAGTMALLREGAGDYVRDVLSESAGYDGTLEAIAKMKQARCSTDLCAVTLPRGGHDWRLLVTRNAMLVDRPILERDCAAADIVISDRGLPWWCRPRWMKIDRRLLSRTGGLSIGLESGKVHTVHRPGDAHPWIVRRRPRTAGQL
- the lexA gene encoding transcriptional repressor LexA, whose protein sequence is MLTPKQQELLSFIQTRLEEGGVSPSFEEMKDALDLRSKSGIHRLINALEERGFIRRLPNRARALEVLKLPDAMHRAPAPAVPTPKVSAPAVLLPTAANDVIEIPLHGRIAAGVPIEAMESHTMLSVPAALLGSGDHYALEVSGDSMMEAGILDGDFALIQRTDVAREGQIVVALIDDAEATLKYFRREGSRVRLDPANAAYEPQIYDPRQVRIQGKLAGLLRRYN
- the gltX gene encoding glutamate--tRNA ligase; translation: MTASATGLNKQVVTRFAPSPTGFLHIGGARTALFNWLFARHHGGKFLLRIEDTDRARSTEEAVAAIFDGLEWLNLGGDEPAVFQFERTPRHAEVANQLLANGHAYRCYATQEELAELREQQRAAKQPMRYDGRWRDRSPEEAPEGAPFVIRIKAPRTGETVIEDAVQGRVVVQNAELDDMILLRSDGTPTYMLAVVVDDHDMGVTHVIRGDDHLNNAFRQLAIIKAMGWEEPVYGHIPLIHGSDGAKLSKRHGALGVDAYRDEMGMLPEAVLNYLLRLGWGHGDEEIISIERAIELFDIDGVGRSPSRFDIKKLENLNGHYLREADETRLAALVAPRVESRLDTQLNDAQRDILTQAMVSLKPRAKTLNEIAEGAEFLFKSCPLDFDEKASALLDEPARELLKKTADALQPVQSWTVEAIDEVIRRVAEDAGLGLGKVAQPLRAALTGRTVSPGIFDVLFLLGKEESLKRLTAAGHVVAG
- the trpC gene encoding indole-3-glycerol phosphate synthase TrpC encodes the protein MTNKLIEICDFKREDVARRKAATTIASLHARASEQTPPRGFRRALDDAARSGFGLIAEVKKASPSKGLIRADFDPPAHAVAYAAGGAACLSVLTDEPYFQGHDDYLMAARSACALPVLRKDFIVDPWQILESRALGADAILIIVAALDDGQMQEIEDAALGLGMDALIEVHDEAELERALKLRSRLIGVNNRDLRDFSVDFARTYELVGKAPDGCTFVAESGLGSHADLTAMADHGVRCFLVGETLMRQADVEAATRNLLTGA
- the moaC gene encoding cyclic pyranopterin monophosphate synthase MoaC, which gives rise to MTGLTHLDEDGAARMVDVSAKAVTAREAVAAGRITMAADAAQAIAAGLIKKGDVLAVARVAGIMAAKRTAELIPLCHPIPLSAVTIDFALHDDGVTVTATARTAGQTGVEMEALTAATAALLTVYDMAKALDKGMIIGDVRLLAKRGGKSGDWTAPEHAGR
- the trpD gene encoding anthranilate phosphoribosyltransferase, whose protein sequence is MTLLPDPSAPLAAEEAARAFDLLFDADLSNEAIAGFLVTMARRGETATEIAAAARAMRTRMIPVDAPDGTIDVCGTGGDGHHTLNVSTAVSLVVAAAGVPVAKHGNRAASSKAGAADTLEALGLDLDRAAATAEATLKDLGICFLFAQNYHPALKRLGPIRRSIGERTIFNLMGPLANPANVRRQLVGIARPAYVPIYADALGQLGATHAMIVSGDEGLDELSLAGGNDIAEVTADGVVAMRRLTAADLGLSTHPVTAIRGGDPAHNAAALRALLQGEAGAYRDAVLLNAAAALVVADAAHDFQEGVEQAAEAIDNGLANALLNCWIAYQ